DNA from Puniceicoccus vermicola:
CTTCGATGCAGTTTTCACCGATTCGGAGGGTTGGACCTATTTCGGCTGGGGCGCTGAAACCGACCCTGACGACAAGAGCTACGTAAAGTCATGGACCCGTAACCCTCAGGTGATGACGGAAACTCCTAAACTCCTTCTTTGTCTCAAAGATCATTTGAGGCGAAATCCAAATCCTGACCAGCAAAAGACCTTCGACAAAATCGAACAGACTATGGCCGCCTATGTTTTCTCTGACGGCTCGATTCCCCTCACCCTCAATGGAGACGACGACCTCTTCAAAGTAACCAGCACTCCGCTTCAAATCTGGAGCTACGCAATCCAGTATCTCGGCAAAAAACTGAAGAGCCCAAAGAGAACCCAGATCCCATGCATTCATCGCTCAACAGGTCGCGTTTCCTGGAGATGCAATCAAGACCTCTGGACCATCGAGGTCGATGGCGTCCGACAGTTTGGAGGTCTGAAATCCAATCCATCTGCCGTGGTCATCGGACCGGAGGAAACGCTCGCTGGAGCCGACTTTGATCGACTTGCGGAACCGAGTGTCATCGAAAAAATTTGACCCATTTCCACCTTCAGATCTCCGATCAGTCTAGATCGGGACGATGGAATCCACCCGCCCGCTACACCTCAAGAGTCCGTTGGACTTCATTCGCAATAGAATCGCGGCGAGAGAATCTATTAACCCCATCGCACAATCCTATTCTCTCAGACCAAACCATGTTCCGAAGATCCCAGAGTCAACAACCTCCCACCCAGCTACGCCGAATGTTTTTTAGATCGCCCAGATTTCAATATCTTCAAGCGAGTTAGCCTGCAGTATGGTCGCCGAATACTCCTCTAGCGTCTCCTGCGAAGTCCAAAACAACTAAAAAGAGCGAGTAGAGAGATAGTCATCGAGGAGGACGACATTTCCGGAATCGAGGAGGTAATCACGATATTATCGTAGGCTTGGAAAGCGTTCCCTTTGATTTGGATTTTGGAAAAAGAATTGAAAGTGGAGTCAGTTACGGATCCTAAAACGCTACCATCTACCGATATCGTAATCGTGCTCGTCGCCGAATCCCATGATGCTTCAAACAAGGCCATCCCCTCGCCTCCATCAACAGTTGCCTTGTGCCCCGAATTTAGTTCCAGGGTCAACGAGTCCAACACTGAGCTGTCATTCCAACTTTCGACGGCCCCTGTCTGCTTCTCTATGGTCACGAAGCCTTTACCTCCATAGCTCGTTTCGGACCCCGAATTCCACGTAAATGCGTATCCTCCCGTACCCGCATCATTCAGCATCGCAAACCAAGTATACCTTTGATAGCTCGTGTGGATCACATTATAAGAAACCGTCCAGTCTTGAGTCAGTGTGGTTCCTATATCATGCTCAACAATCACATTGCTGAGTGAAAGATACGGCTGGTCGGGATCGACCCCAGCATTCGTCCCCAAATTGACAGGATTCCCACCCGCAGACGTGACAATGGGATAGGCAGCCCTCAGGGCGTCATTGTTGGCGTAATCAAAGGTATCTTCAAATACTGTACCCGCCTGCAAAGCGCTAGTAGCCAAAAAGGCAGTCAGAAGAAATGGGGTATATCGTCCCGATCGGTTGAGTCGTGTCATAGGGGTAATCTCCTTTTTTGGATTAGATTCGAAAAACGAACGTAGCAAAACTCCAGCTAAGCGATGCGTCAATCCAAAATGTAATGCATTTCATAAAATAGGCAAAGATCTCGGTATTCATCCATTCAGAAACTCGTGATGGCAATGATCTGCCGAAGATTCGATAGAGAAAAATAAAACTGTGCTTGAGGCAGAGAATCGGGCAACAGATCGATTTCCGCCGACCTCACCTATCCGGCGTCGGCAAATCTGGATCGGCTCGCATCCACTAGAGAGATCCACTGGAAGGCAATTCAGCCAAACTACGCCATGAGCTCTATTTTTTCCTCAACTACAGCATCCAGAGGGGGTCGGCTGGAGAGATATCTCTCCGCCTCATCCACCGCAAAATCTCCCATTCGATAGCACTCGTTTCCGATCGACCCAGCTATGTGAGAAGTCAAAAAGACGTTGGGTAGCCGAGCAAACGGAGAAGCGTTCAAATTCTCTTCTTCCGTCAGAACATCGAGAACAGCGAAGAGATCCGGTCGATCTTTGACCACATCATAAACCTCTGACTCAGCCAAAAGCCCCCCTCGCGCCGTATTGATCAAGACTCCACCTTCCGGCATCTGTCGAACCAACTCCCCGGTAATCATTCCCACGGTGCTCGGGAGTAATGGGGCGTGCAGGCTCACTACTTTCGATGAGCGAAAGATCTCTCGCAAGCTATTGACCCGCTGCACCCCAAATTCGTCAAAAATGGCCGACGGAGCATAGGGATCATACCCGAGGACATCGAGATTCATAGAGAACAGCCTTTTGCAAACAAGTTGCCCAATCGCTCCCAACGAGACGATCCCTACGGTCGATCCGTGATACACTCCCGGACTCAGATCTCGGTTCACGGTTTCTCGATTGCTACGAATGGCGCGATTGTCGAGCCACGCTCGCTTAAGAGCAAAGACGACCGATGCTACCGTATAATCGGCAACCGGAATCGCATTGGCCCGGAAAGAGCTCGTCAAGAGAATCGAACGCTTCCAAAAGGACTCCGTCACAAAATACCGAACCGAACCCGCGCCATAAAAAAGGGCTTTTAGATTCGGCAGAGCATCGAGAAGCTCCTCATCCATTTTCGGACAGCCCCATCCGGAAAAAACGATTTCCACTTCGGAAAATGATCCTGGGGAGGCAAGGATCTCTTCTCGGCCATAAACCAACCCGTCGCTCTCCGTTAAAGTATGAATGCGATCACGGGCTTCCCGCCGGTAAATGAGGTCGCATGCCTTTTGATCCAGGAGATATATCGAGCGAGGCGCCATTATTGGAAAACTACTGAAGAAAGGAGATTCTGATACCGCAAAATGAAATGCATTACATAAAAAGGCCGCAACGACAAAATGAACGAAATCTGAATCTTCCGAATTTTGGCCTTTAGATTTTCTTCAACTCAGTCATTCGAGCGACTGATTCCCGATGAATTACGGAACCTTGAACCGTTTGGCCAAACCCCTCGCCTGAAATTTCTCCTC
Protein-coding regions in this window:
- a CDS encoding hydroxyacid dehydrogenase, which codes for MAPRSIYLLDQKACDLIYRREARDRIHTLTESDGLVYGREEILASPGSFSEVEIVFSGWGCPKMDEELLDALPNLKALFYGAGSVRYFVTESFWKRSILLTSSFRANAIPVADYTVASVVFALKRAWLDNRAIRSNRETVNRDLSPGVYHGSTVGIVSLGAIGQLVCKRLFSMNLDVLGYDPYAPSAIFDEFGVQRVNSLREIFRSSKVVSLHAPLLPSTVGMITGELVRQMPEGGVLINTARGGLLAESEVYDVVKDRPDLFAVLDVLTEEENLNASPFARLPNVFLTSHIAGSIGNECYRMGDFAVDEAERYLSSRPPLDAVVEEKIELMA